From a single Aggregatilinea lenta genomic region:
- a CDS encoding MerR family DNA-binding transcriptional regulator: protein MPPKFLTTSKIAQAVNVHPNTVRYYEQCGYLPQIPRTPSGYRRFSETHLDQMRLAHLALQGPFPGGRSLVESLVKKSAANDLGGALELAFAYLARVRGELIQADAAIEFLERWAQGSMFDFSDAQLRIKDTARLLDLTPDMLRNWERNGLLSVPRDPSNGYRQYGADEIGRLRVIRMLRLAGYSMMAVLRMLRLFDQDRQADLRQALNTPLSDDDILSAGDTWHSTLKAQERRALNIIAQLETMIDKRRGPKYA from the coding sequence ATGCCACCCAAATTTCTGACCACCTCGAAAATCGCGCAGGCGGTGAATGTGCACCCCAACACGGTGCGTTACTACGAACAGTGCGGCTACCTCCCGCAGATTCCACGCACGCCCAGCGGCTACCGGCGCTTTTCCGAAACACATTTGGACCAGATGCGGCTGGCACACCTGGCGCTGCAAGGACCGTTTCCCGGCGGACGGTCGCTGGTCGAGTCACTGGTGAAAAAATCGGCGGCCAACGACCTGGGCGGCGCGCTGGAATTGGCCTTCGCTTACCTGGCCCGCGTGCGTGGCGAGCTGATCCAGGCGGACGCGGCGATTGAGTTTCTGGAGCGATGGGCGCAGGGAAGTATGTTCGATTTTTCGGACGCGCAGTTGCGCATCAAGGACACGGCGCGGCTGCTCGATCTGACGCCGGACATGTTACGCAATTGGGAGCGCAACGGGCTGCTCAGTGTGCCGCGCGATCCCTCCAACGGCTACCGCCAGTACGGCGCGGACGAGATCGGGCGGCTGCGCGTGATCCGCATGCTGCGGCTGGCGGGCTACAGCATGATGGCTGTGCTGCGGATGCTGCGCCTGTTCGACCAGGACCGGCAGGCCGATCTGCGGCAGGCGCTGAATACCCCACTGTCTGACGACGATATTCTGTCCGCGGGCGATACGTGGCACTCCACGTTGAAGGCCCAGGAGCGCCGCGCACTGAACATCATCGCCCAGCTTGAAACCATGATCGATAAGCGGCGCGGCCCCAAATACGCCTGA
- a CDS encoding CHASE4 domain-containing protein — translation MPLRQKTALIIGAAICGLLLLMFLFARLIMLAGFERLEQDSAHRNLERIVNALDAEIDHLEKTTTDWAYWDDTYIFVQDLNEAYKVANLTDGTFETLNLSLLLVMNNAGQVVYGKAYDVGLGQEVPLPAGLDSPLISGLLLSDGDADSLHGGVLVLPGGPMLIAARPILTSGVEGPVEGTLIFGQALDDALLADLAETTRLSLEISLSDDPRLANNARAVPDTLTLESPLAVSPLNGKTLAGYVLIPDLYGNPALIIRSEFSRSIYAEGQRDLAFFMAATLGISLVVAVVLLILLERSILTKAQMGAVLEHSSDIIVLTRADGCIDRVNPAFRAKYNGASVQFTGRPLASLFTDTFSNAVSDALHAVLTTGTPHQLDVDLAAGSGEDLHLNMALSPIQVARNPVSGVVCSLRDITEHKRLETQLRQMLAHETELKELKSRFVSMASHELRTPLAVIRLSSDMLLRYANRLSVEQMGEQLHQIQAEINRMVDVLEDVLTLSKSEADSFEIQLVDTDLVQLCESLTAALQKSSKSVPSVHLEVSGNRNDRLIDRKLVTYILNNLLSNALKYSPPDAPVTLSLVYEPDQIRLQVADEGIGIPLEDQSCLFDAFFRASNVGSISGTGLGLAIVKQAVDAHGGAITYQSELGTGSTFTVTLPASPANGQGTERVPAEIVAASQAM, via the coding sequence ATGCCGCTTCGCCAGAAGACAGCGCTTATCATTGGAGCCGCTATTTGTGGCCTGTTGCTGCTCATGTTCCTCTTCGCCCGGCTGATCATGCTTGCCGGCTTCGAACGCCTGGAACAAGACAGTGCGCACCGCAATCTTGAGCGCATCGTGAACGCACTTGATGCCGAAATCGACCACCTGGAGAAAACAACGACCGACTGGGCATACTGGGATGATACCTACATTTTCGTGCAAGACCTCAATGAAGCCTACAAAGTCGCCAATCTCACGGACGGAACCTTCGAAACCCTCAATCTTAGTTTGCTACTGGTAATGAACAACGCGGGGCAGGTTGTTTACGGCAAAGCATATGATGTCGGTCTGGGGCAAGAGGTCCCTTTGCCAGCAGGCCTGGACTCGCCCCTGATATCGGGTCTACTACTCTCTGATGGCGATGCCGACAGCCTCCACGGCGGTGTGCTGGTGTTACCTGGCGGACCCATGTTGATCGCCGCACGCCCGATCCTCACCAGCGGCGTCGAGGGGCCAGTAGAAGGAACGCTGATTTTTGGTCAGGCACTCGACGACGCGCTCCTGGCCGACCTCGCCGAAACCACCCGCCTCTCACTGGAGATCTCCCTTTCGGACGATCCACGTCTGGCCAATAACGCACGAGCTGTCCCGGATACGCTAACGCTAGAATCGCCCCTGGCCGTGAGTCCTTTGAACGGCAAAACGCTCGCCGGGTACGTCCTGATACCGGACCTCTATGGCAACCCGGCACTGATCATTCGCTCCGAATTTTCGCGGAGCATTTACGCCGAAGGCCAGCGCGACCTGGCGTTCTTTATGGCAGCGACCCTGGGCATAAGCCTGGTCGTGGCGGTCGTGCTGCTCATCCTGCTCGAAAGATCGATCCTGACTAAAGCGCAAATGGGAGCGGTGCTCGAACACAGCAGTGACATCATTGTGCTGACACGGGCTGATGGTTGCATTGATCGCGTCAACCCGGCCTTTAGAGCGAAATATAACGGCGCGAGCGTGCAATTTACCGGACGGCCTTTAGCCTCGCTGTTCACAGACACGTTCAGCAACGCCGTGTCGGATGCACTGCACGCCGTGCTGACCACCGGCACGCCACACCAGTTGGATGTCGACCTGGCTGCCGGGTCAGGCGAGGACCTGCACCTGAATATGGCGCTGTCGCCGATCCAGGTTGCCCGTAACCCGGTATCCGGCGTGGTGTGCAGTCTGCGCGACATCACCGAGCACAAGCGCCTCGAGACGCAGCTTCGGCAAATGCTGGCCCACGAAACTGAACTCAAAGAACTTAAGTCGCGCTTTGTGTCAATGGCGTCGCACGAACTGCGCACCCCACTCGCAGTTATTCGTTTGTCAAGCGACATGCTTTTACGGTATGCCAACCGGCTAAGCGTCGAGCAAATGGGCGAACAACTGCATCAGATCCAGGCCGAAATCAACCGAATGGTCGACGTACTGGAAGACGTACTCACGCTTAGCAAGTCCGAGGCAGATTCCTTCGAAATTCAGCTCGTGGATACTGACTTGGTGCAACTGTGCGAAAGCCTGACAGCGGCGCTGCAGAAATCCAGCAAGAGTGTACCTTCTGTCCACTTAGAAGTGAGCGGCAACCGGAATGACCGTCTCATCGATCGTAAGCTGGTCACATACATTCTAAACAACCTGCTATCAAACGCGCTGAAGTATTCCCCGCCCGACGCCCCTGTCACGCTCTCTCTTGTCTACGAACCGGACCAGATCCGGCTCCAGGTGGCAGACGAAGGCATCGGCATTCCGCTAGAAGATCAGAGCTGTCTGTTTGACGCCTTCTTCAGGGCCTCCAATGTCGGCTCCATCTCTGGGACAGGGCTGGGGCTAGCGATTGTGAAACAGGCTGTAGACGCACACGGCGGTGCAATCACCTACCAGAGCGAGCTGGGCACCGGATCGACATTCACCGTTACGCTCCCCGCTTCGCCAGCGAATGGACAGGGTACGGAGCGCGTGCCAGCGGAGATAGTAGCCGCCAGTCAGGCCATGTGA
- a CDS encoding alpha/beta fold hydrolase, with the protein MEKVQSKDGTLIAFERSGEGPPLVVVPGVLTSSRQWPILPTLGNHFTVYAVDRRGHGDSGDADQYAIEREFEDIAAVVDAIGSEVNVLGHSFGGHCVLGASLLTSNIRGLVVYETDAPEGMYAESMPAGLVDKFESLVEAGDRAGAVITFFREALQMTPQEIEGAEKWPTFPAMVAGADTFPREIRAVDAYQFETQQFRQMNVPTLLLLGGDSPDFAKTSMERWHEVLPNSRLVILPGQQHIAHYTAPDLFIHEVQTFLSALD; encoded by the coding sequence ATGGAAAAGGTACAATCCAAAGACGGCACCCTCATCGCCTTTGAACGCAGCGGAGAAGGGCCCCCGTTAGTGGTCGTGCCTGGCGTGCTGACCTCCAGCAGGCAATGGCCAATTCTGCCGACTCTGGGTAACCACTTTACGGTCTACGCTGTTGACCGGCGCGGTCACGGCGATAGTGGGGATGCTGATCAGTATGCCATCGAGCGCGAGTTTGAGGACATTGCCGCCGTGGTGGACGCGATTGGCTCTGAGGTCAATGTGCTGGGTCATTCATTCGGCGGACACTGTGTCCTTGGAGCGTCTCTGTTGACTTCCAACATTCGGGGATTGGTGGTGTACGAAACCGATGCGCCGGAAGGCATGTATGCAGAGTCAATGCCGGCAGGTCTGGTCGACAAGTTTGAGTCGCTGGTCGAGGCGGGCGACCGCGCTGGTGCAGTCATCACCTTTTTTCGTGAAGCCCTCCAGATGACCCCGCAAGAAATCGAAGGCGCTGAGAAATGGCCTACTTTTCCGGCAATGGTAGCAGGCGCCGACACTTTTCCGCGTGAAATACGCGCGGTAGATGCGTATCAGTTTGAGACACAGCAGTTCAGACAGATGAATGTGCCAACGTTGCTCCTCCTGGGTGGGGATAGTCCAGACTTTGCGAAAACCTCTATGGAAAGATGGCACGAGGTTCTGCCCAACAGCCGGTTGGTCATCTTGCCTGGGCAGCAGCACATTGCCCATTACACCGCACCCGATCTGTTCATCCACGAGGTGCAAACGTTTCTCTCTGCACTGGACTAA
- a CDS encoding SH3 domain-containing protein produces MNVRSTPSTGGDLVGNLPPFTGYDVLGRAEMSDGTWYEVSDGWVAGYVTQQGGECGGVPVTYPPSAESEPAAEPADVEDAPPPVEAAAPQLLKYSVDLQDTLSDCPQIAAEAQELPVYVQLDLAAMDNGCDDADAMLADVVFGLAPEIVPGRIRAAMSETCPEKLASLSAYLGDLYHTNSGLWQQVADGLTAENACTVEDDLRQGHLPPELWHGSLETVVQLSAATCLNVDDERVQVLLEKAQAMSLDPGGLAVDCGQIQILNAAGRRRTAEQDLLEDALRECGYTNPLSIEMIRFGSLIYNTDISRLLREADFYAFCAEPLDTIRSYEKFEKPLEDVPQFETCSWIANVLSTYGAELTELELYSILHGPNSCQAGYGYINTGQIPEIGDPLPHCFNPGTGRFEMDGDPVTNLDWNDVHAWEDYVTILNDEDLCEFFPIIINPSDVDWDGIPDEEDLCPGEAGAGLDGCPVAFTRENSALPAGTAANQVLYPQADVRLAPGEVRWLPYAPPEAIGQVVSSLFAANTVDHTVALASLENGQLKLTGVAPGQTMVTLFYTDTNSGETESVVFAVEVAASTPPRIAPVADQTLAVGDIVDLPVHFENADDRLLILTAETGAPEIVLAFVAAAPQVVHEGLVNLMAISPGSGEITISIMEMGDNPHVVSTVTFTVNVVLPGAAAAPAAPQLAAIAEQSLAIQAELRVPITNSGAPFDEIAAVSSNPQVVIAQVVNGEIVLTGVQPGMAVVTLVARANGAASSVMFNVTVTAAAPPPPPQEVVLDPVLLEGDPHALVNILDLPADLRAAAFPDGVSRPVAVFQAEPDSIYVLNGSDPVFLREDAHYAVLDPNGQRVAYLTSDLHLRVLDIAQGVAAPVDDTLPLADYPPAWSPDGTTLYVGLTDGIYVYDLTAPSVAPQLLIPDGQAPSVSPNGRYIAYELDRGDGSAIFVSALANVAESRALLENGAICLMPLFAPNSLNLYFTCKVEDQDVMFRAGIRGVEPIEVGDIAGRHPAPGPIDGYFAFDDGSTIYLASEDLSLVTPLVRMPNIPSSMLRWQASNSPE; encoded by the coding sequence GTGAACGTCCGCTCGACGCCTTCGACTGGCGGCGACCTGGTCGGCAACTTGCCGCCCTTCACCGGCTACGATGTGCTGGGGCGCGCCGAGATGAGCGATGGAACCTGGTATGAGGTGAGCGACGGCTGGGTGGCTGGCTATGTGACGCAGCAGGGCGGCGAATGCGGCGGCGTCCCAGTGACCTATCCGCCGAGTGCGGAGAGCGAGCCGGCAGCGGAGCCGGCTGATGTCGAAGATGCGCCTCCGCCGGTCGAGGCAGCCGCTCCGCAGCTTCTCAAGTACTCGGTCGATTTGCAGGACACGCTGAGCGACTGCCCGCAGATCGCAGCCGAGGCGCAGGAACTGCCCGTCTACGTCCAGTTGGATCTCGCCGCGATGGATAACGGCTGCGACGACGCGGACGCGATGCTGGCCGACGTGGTGTTTGGTCTCGCTCCGGAGATCGTGCCGGGTCGGATTCGCGCCGCGATGAGCGAGACTTGCCCGGAGAAGCTCGCCAGCCTATCAGCGTACCTGGGTGACCTCTACCATACCAACAGTGGGCTGTGGCAGCAGGTTGCTGACGGCCTGACCGCCGAGAACGCGTGCACCGTGGAGGACGATCTTCGCCAGGGCCACCTTCCGCCGGAGCTGTGGCACGGCAGTCTGGAGACGGTCGTGCAACTTTCCGCCGCGACATGTTTGAATGTGGATGATGAACGTGTCCAGGTGCTGCTGGAAAAAGCGCAGGCGATGAGCCTGGACCCAGGAGGGCTGGCCGTAGACTGCGGGCAAATCCAGATCTTGAATGCCGCGGGGCGCAGGCGAACTGCTGAACAAGACCTGCTCGAAGACGCGCTGCGTGAATGCGGTTACACCAATCCACTGAGTATCGAGATGATACGGTTTGGCTCGCTGATCTATAACACGGACATCTCACGCCTGCTGCGCGAAGCGGACTTTTATGCATTTTGCGCCGAGCCGCTGGACACAATCAGAAGTTATGAAAAGTTCGAGAAGCCGCTCGAAGATGTTCCGCAGTTTGAAACCTGCTCGTGGATTGCGAACGTGCTCAGTACGTATGGCGCAGAGCTGACTGAACTGGAACTGTACAGTATTCTACACGGCCCAAATAGCTGTCAGGCGGGTTATGGCTACATCAACACGGGACAGATTCCAGAGATAGGGGACCCGCTGCCTCACTGCTTCAATCCTGGCACGGGGCGCTTCGAGATGGACGGCGATCCCGTCACCAATCTGGATTGGAACGACGTACACGCCTGGGAAGACTACGTGACGATCCTCAACGATGAGGATCTGTGCGAATTCTTCCCTATAATCATCAATCCCAGCGATGTGGATTGGGACGGCATTCCCGACGAAGAGGATCTCTGCCCGGGCGAAGCTGGGGCAGGGTTGGATGGTTGTCCGGTTGCTTTCACCCGTGAGAATTCCGCGTTGCCAGCGGGAACCGCTGCTAATCAGGTGCTCTACCCGCAAGCCGATGTGCGGCTCGCGCCGGGTGAGGTGCGCTGGCTGCCTTACGCTCCGCCTGAAGCGATTGGGCAGGTGGTCAGCAGTCTCTTCGCCGCCAATACGGTCGATCACACGGTCGCGCTCGCCAGTTTGGAGAACGGCCAGCTTAAGCTGACCGGCGTCGCGCCGGGACAGACGATGGTGACCCTGTTCTATACCGATACCAACAGCGGTGAGACGGAGTCAGTCGTGTTTGCAGTCGAGGTAGCCGCAAGCACGCCGCCCCGCATCGCGCCTGTTGCCGATCAAACTCTGGCTGTTGGTGACATCGTGGATCTCCCGGTGCATTTTGAGAACGCGGATGATCGCCTGCTGATTCTGACCGCCGAGACAGGCGCGCCTGAGATCGTGCTGGCGTTTGTCGCCGCCGCGCCCCAGGTGGTGCACGAGGGGCTGGTCAATCTGATGGCGATCTCACCGGGCAGCGGCGAAATCACGATCAGCATCATGGAAATGGGCGATAACCCGCACGTCGTCTCTACCGTGACGTTCACGGTGAATGTTGTTTTGCCTGGTGCTGCTGCCGCACCTGCTGCGCCGCAGCTTGCAGCCATCGCAGAGCAAAGCCTGGCGATCCAGGCGGAACTGCGCGTCCCCATCACCAACAGCGGCGCGCCGTTCGATGAAATCGCCGCCGTGTCATCCAATCCGCAGGTGGTGATCGCGCAGGTGGTAAACGGCGAGATCGTGCTCACCGGCGTGCAGCCGGGCATGGCTGTTGTGACGCTGGTTGCCCGAGCGAACGGAGCCGCCAGCAGCGTGATGTTCAACGTCACAGTTACTGCTGCCGCGCCGCCTCCACCGCCGCAAGAAGTTGTGTTGGACCCGGTTTTGCTGGAAGGCGATCCCCATGCACTCGTCAACATCCTCGATCTGCCAGCCGATCTGCGGGCAGCCGCTTTCCCAGATGGTGTCTCCCGCCCGGTTGCCGTGTTCCAGGCGGAGCCGGATAGCATCTACGTGCTGAACGGCTCCGATCCGGTGTTCCTGCGCGAGGATGCTCACTACGCGGTGCTCGATCCGAATGGGCAACGGGTCGCCTACCTGACGAGCGATCTGCATCTGCGTGTCCTGGACATCGCGCAGGGGGTGGCCGCGCCGGTGGACGATACGCTGCCGCTGGCGGATTACCCCCCTGCGTGGTCGCCGGACGGTACGACGTTGTACGTTGGGTTGACGGACGGCATCTATGTTTATGACCTGACCGCGCCCAGTGTCGCACCCCAGCTTCTCATACCGGACGGGCAGGCACCATCGGTTTCGCCGAACGGGCGCTATATCGCCTACGAACTGGATCGCGGCGATGGGAGCGCGATCTTCGTCTCGGCACTGGCCAATGTGGCGGAGAGCCGCGCACTTCTGGAGAACGGCGCGATTTGCTTGATGCCTCTGTTCGCGCCGAACTCGCTGAACCTGTACTTCACGTGTAAGGTCGAGGACCAGGATGTGATGTTCCGTGCCGGAATTAGAGGCGTGGAACCGATCGAGGTAGGCGACATCGCGGGGCGGCATCCGGCCCCTGGTCCGATCGATGGCTACTTCGCGTTTGACGATGGGAGCACTATCTATCTGGCCAGTGAGGATCTGAGCTTGGTAACGCCGCTGGTGCGGATGCCGAATATCCCGTCCAGCATGCTGCGCTGGCAAGCCAGTAACAGCCCCGAGTAA
- a CDS encoding helix-turn-helix domain-containing protein — MPEKRFYRTKLIPMKLAKAKDVGHDISYQDIAEATELSYMTVHRYATKQIPRPDYETVARLATYFGVPIEEFVYEETDPGQIVGEATATA, encoded by the coding sequence ATGCCCGAGAAACGCTTTTACCGAACTAAGCTGATCCCGATGAAGCTGGCGAAAGCCAAAGATGTCGGGCATGACATCAGCTACCAGGATATTGCAGAAGCGACGGAACTTTCATATATGACGGTTCATCGTTATGCAACTAAGCAGATACCACGACCGGACTATGAAACAGTCGCTCGGTTGGCAACTTACTTTGGAGTTCCGATCGAGGAATTTGTTTACGAAGAGACTGATCCGGGGCAGATAGTGGGCGAAGCCACGGCAACCGCGTAG
- a CDS encoding sensor histidine kinase, translating to MSLQKKVRDLFSQPEFYFTRKGYILGEVVGVEITLAQIRRVGVVAYLVWLMFATSNPLWVSKLSLVAFTGLLIIVQIVFGYLEKNHDRYQLQPFRILRFHYYLAVATFLLVLGRGAGEFLFLYLPYLTFAGIYFGLGWSIVGTFEATSAVYLVLKYLDNHGILAADHNIITLATTGMLSAGIISTLCWYYYIPKIQHEVRALRTALGLASLDPTKNLTDSTVYGAMFDRLSKFINIDSALIVADIDGDGVFEVVGDHGYAEHPEFEFVIGGRKSKEGLTGTVLTSKKTLLLSDVAQSKTKPKYQNIAKNRRLESYLGVPLLLEDNLVGAIVLTSDKKGAIGQEEKLLLEAISPWLAVLVQSAIAHRHSRLANNYLQEIFDLSDEGIIVSDLHGHIILYNVHATNILEFPQGTMSRITLGDIFVDPEKELSKLVTDTVKSANIFNNHLADMQNSRSERRQVTLSSSRLKGPDGRPQVVLFFKAVRDLPLGDKRIQALIEVSKLASTRPFDDMDDQAHRILQFLSIGLEDAHFAVLRLKQDQILQIRSWSATLDGEGFEHLDLGLGEGLTGISLGSGEPIQVLDVQQDYHFRFPDFAKKYNLRAALIVPLNYGDHPLGTLAVYRYQPKLFSEAEHDFILLFSELASIVIATSNLVAPGVKKHSQSLLTDYTNALTREIWSPLSTIRGWTQLLQAAVEPKLKDKVAQIGEATEEINRVLLESLEFRKELPIRKRSGIELAELIIDAIERTKKEVTEIPDIYDFQVDIPNLRVEADPVLFGSAIFNIVSNAVEFQPDGGTISIKSTMPKANKVNLIISDTGPGISTRHFPEIDRIFLPNFSTKSHAEQQGYSRSLAYAERIVEAHGWSILARNLLDQGAEFCIYGIDTAVD from the coding sequence TTGTCTCTGCAAAAGAAAGTACGTGACTTGTTTTCCCAACCAGAATTTTACTTCACCCGGAAAGGATACATTTTGGGCGAAGTTGTTGGGGTTGAAATAACCTTAGCACAGATTCGACGGGTTGGAGTTGTTGCGTATCTAGTTTGGCTAATGTTTGCCACCTCAAATCCATTATGGGTGAGCAAGCTTTCCCTAGTAGCATTTACAGGATTGCTTATTATCGTTCAAATTGTGTTTGGTTATTTGGAAAAAAACCATGATCGTTATCAACTGCAGCCGTTTCGCATATTACGCTTCCACTACTACCTCGCAGTTGCGACTTTCCTCCTTGTGCTTGGACGTGGCGCTGGTGAGTTTCTCTTCTTATATCTACCTTACTTGACATTTGCTGGAATTTACTTTGGACTCGGATGGAGCATTGTAGGTACGTTCGAAGCCACAAGCGCCGTTTACTTAGTATTGAAATACTTGGATAATCATGGCATTCTTGCAGCTGATCACAACATTATCACGTTAGCAACAACAGGCATGCTATCAGCAGGGATAATATCAACACTATGTTGGTATTATTACATACCGAAGATTCAGCATGAAGTGCGAGCCCTGAGAACAGCCCTCGGCTTAGCCAGTCTCGATCCGACAAAAAACTTAACCGACTCAACGGTCTATGGAGCAATGTTTGATAGGCTGAGCAAGTTTATCAACATTGACTCAGCCCTGATTGTCGCAGATATAGATGGAGATGGAGTTTTTGAAGTTGTAGGAGATCACGGATACGCAGAACATCCAGAGTTTGAGTTTGTTATTGGGGGCAGAAAAAGCAAAGAAGGATTAACAGGAACCGTACTAACTAGTAAAAAAACCTTGCTGTTATCGGATGTTGCTCAATCAAAAACAAAACCGAAGTATCAAAATATTGCCAAAAATCGTCGTCTTGAATCATATCTAGGTGTTCCACTTTTACTTGAAGATAACCTTGTTGGAGCGATTGTTCTAACGTCTGACAAAAAGGGGGCTATTGGCCAAGAAGAGAAACTGCTTCTCGAAGCAATTAGCCCCTGGCTAGCTGTGCTTGTTCAGTCCGCAATCGCACATCGTCATAGTCGCTTGGCCAACAATTACCTGCAGGAAATCTTTGACTTGTCGGACGAGGGGATTATTGTTAGTGATTTACATGGACATATTATTCTCTACAATGTGCATGCAACGAATATCCTCGAATTTCCACAAGGCACCATGTCTAGAATTACCCTAGGTGATATTTTTGTTGATCCTGAAAAAGAGTTGAGCAAACTTGTAACTGATACAGTTAAAAGCGCGAATATATTCAACAATCACCTTGCAGACATGCAAAATTCCCGTAGTGAGCGGCGACAGGTAACTCTTAGCAGCTCGAGACTTAAGGGCCCCGATGGTCGCCCGCAGGTAGTACTCTTCTTCAAAGCCGTCCGTGATCTTCCTCTCGGTGACAAGAGAATTCAAGCATTGATCGAAGTAAGCAAGCTTGCATCTACTCGCCCATTTGACGATATGGACGATCAAGCACACCGCATTCTTCAATTCTTGTCCATTGGTCTGGAGGATGCCCACTTTGCCGTCTTGCGGCTCAAGCAGGATCAGATTCTTCAGATTAGGAGCTGGAGCGCAACCCTTGATGGCGAAGGTTTCGAACATCTTGATCTAGGTCTGGGAGAAGGCCTCACGGGAATTTCACTTGGCTCGGGAGAGCCAATTCAGGTCCTTGATGTACAGCAAGATTATCATTTTCGGTTTCCCGATTTTGCGAAGAAATACAATCTGCGGGCTGCACTAATCGTTCCACTGAACTACGGCGACCACCCGCTTGGCACCCTAGCAGTGTATAGATATCAGCCAAAGTTGTTTAGCGAAGCAGAACATGACTTCATCCTACTATTCTCAGAACTGGCATCAATTGTAATTGCCACTAGTAATCTTGTTGCACCAGGAGTAAAGAAACATAGTCAGTCTCTACTAACTGACTATACCAACGCACTTACTAGAGAAATATGGTCACCACTCTCAACAATACGCGGATGGACCCAGTTGCTCCAAGCGGCAGTTGAACCAAAGCTAAAGGATAAAGTTGCCCAGATCGGGGAAGCAACTGAAGAGATAAACAGGGTTCTGTTAGAAAGCCTTGAATTCCGTAAAGAACTGCCCATCAGAAAGAGGTCTGGTATTGAACTCGCAGAACTCATAATTGATGCAATTGAACGAACAAAAAAGGAAGTGACGGAAATTCCAGATATTTACGATTTCCAGGTCGATATCCCCAATTTAAGAGTAGAAGCAGATCCAGTACTATTCGGCTCTGCGATTTTCAATATTGTGTCGAATGCCGTCGAATTTCAGCCTGATGGCGGCACCATATCGATAAAAAGCACCATGCCGAAAGCAAATAAGGTCAATCTGATCATATCTGATACCGGACCTGGCATATCTACCAGACATTTTCCTGAGATAGACAGAATTTTCCTGCCCAACTTCTCGACTAAATCCCATGCGGAACAACAAGGCTATAGTCGAAGCCTCGCATACGCGGAACGCATTGTAGAGGCGCATGGATGGAGCATTTTAGCCCGAAACTTGCTTGACCAAGGGGCAGAATTCTGTATATATGGAATTGACACGGCGGTAGATTGA